CAGCACTGTGTTTTTACAGAAGTTCATGAGCAGTTTGCACCTGCCAGGGCCGGATGAGTTCTGTCATCCAGTTACTGGCCAGCTGCACGGGTTTTCTGCTGCAGTAACGCAGCCCTCTGCTCCATCATGGCTCTCATCATGGTGGGGTTAATAGCAGGACTCAAAGCTGGGGACATGGGCCGCAGTGGATACTGGCTGGATTTAGAACTCATTAAAACACACTGGAAGTATGGCATCTTGCCTGTAATACAAAGAATGAGTGATTATcagttctgaaataaaataaaataaaaactgattaaatGAACACTTCTAAAAACATTCATACAACATTCATACATTTATTGAAATATCAAAACAGAATTTAgttttgtgtaatattaattataataaaaactattatgtTCTTTAAGTTTGTCCGGCAACAGGTTACATGCTTTGCAAAATTTCATATTGCAATGAAACATTATGATGTATTGTACAATGTCTACAACtctgttacagaagatttctgtaGCAAAACTACTATAATGCAATGTATTATGTTGACCATTAAGCAGAATTAGGTTAACTTTACCTGGCTTTTTCCCCTCTGTGACATTTTCCTCCGCTTTCAGATCTTCTAATTGAAGTTGTTAGAAAGAGAAATTGAAGAAATATTTTTActcatttcaatatatatatatatatatatatatatatgcagaagcAAATCTTTAAGTGACAGGGCAAGGACTTTCAATTTAGAACAGAATATCTGTTAATGTGACATTTATCAGGGTTGTTATGAGGAGACATGACAAAGCTCAGTTCTCAGAGGAAATTTTTTACATGCAGCAGAACATGATATCTGCAAATACCCATTGAGGCAGAGTCAAAGACTTGAATTTTAAAGTATAAGCGGCcttcaaaagttattttaaatggatgAAAACCAGGCTGTGAATAAAGTCACTTGAGACCTTGGCGAatttcaacaatgaaaacaatacaaAAGTTGCATTCGCAGATGAACTGAAAGCTTTGTCCTGATCAAAGCAATTTGTCATTGTAATGTAGCATTGCATTCAGAAGGAATCAGAAAATAGACAAAAACTAAGGAGGAAATTCAGAGTGTACCATACCCAAAGACAACATGTCTGAATGTTTGCCAGATTAACATAATCTGTTttcatcctgttttttttttttttttgcagtttttttctaTACTTTCTTAACCTTTAAAGTCTGACATATTTTATTGAGCCTtctaactaattattattaaaaataataataataatttaatatcttaTTTGATACATCCGGCTTTTATGTCTCATATAACCTAATATAGGAGAATATGGCGCTCACAAATGAGgtccaaactgagcaaaaatgtgCAATCTGGTGAGGTTATGATGAAATTCTGGTAGCTTGTaattgttacgatcggagacccagtgaaacgcaggagacgagagatccaatcgcagtatgggttttaatgggtaatccaaagagaaatccacaagcaggggtcaaaaccataaatccatccaacaaataacaaaacgggaaggaacaggaacgggaacaggaactcggaagacgaggaactcggaaggcaaggaaactgggtgacggaaagaaaggactccataaagacaaacagaaaagacggGTTAATatgcagggtaatgactatcaagtgaagacacctgagtgcaattaacaggagtgcaattactgtgatgaagggacaaggctttgtgggaattgtagtgcctatagtgaggtgcctatggggaagtgagaccaacagtggagactcagggaaacagagaccagacagcgtgacattacccccctcctccacggagcagctaccagatgctccacccgaacccaagaagagaccaaggaacacagagaccaggagggaggtggagcggtgaaggaccagggggagggacggagggccaggtaaaatggggtaacagagacaagaagtgcaaaaaaaaaaacaaggagcccaggagggaggtggaccggcggaggatcgggggagggacagagggccaggtccatagatggaaacagagagaaaaacaaaaacaaggagcccaggagggaggtggaccggcggaggatcagggggagggacggagggccaggtccatagatggaaacagagagaagaggagcaaaaacaaaaacaaaacaacaacaacaacaaaacacaagtccaggaaggacatgacgttcagtccccagggccgaaccgacagggcaggaatccagagaggagcaaggtggaattggagccatgcggtcgagacagaagccccccagggcggcgcagaagaccaccgcatctgtgcggtcgagacagaagccccccagggcggcgcagaagaccaccgcatctgtgcggtcgagacagaagcccaccagggcggcgcagaagaccaccacttccgtgcggtcaagacagaagccaaCCCGGGCGGcgtagaagaccaccacatccgtgcggttgagacagaagcccacccgggtggcgcagaagaccaccatgcgGGCGAGACAAAAGCCCACCAAGGCgaggcagaagaccaccacatccgtacggtcgagacagaagcccaccagggcggcgcagaagaccaccacatccatgcggtcgagacagaagcccaccaaggcggcgcagaagaccaccacatccgtgcggtcgaaacagaagcccaccagggcagcgcagaagaccaccacatccgtgcggtcgggacagaaccctacccgggcggcgcagaagaccaccacagtgggatcgatgacaccggagagcaagtctggttaggcaagtctgaaaccgagaacatgaacaagttaagggtgtcCTCCGTGGcaacgacaggatcagtcgagcgctcagagagttcggctgagatgtgacgaggctctggaagttccgcagagacgaggagagactctggtagttcagccgagacgaggagaggctctggtagttcagccgagacgtggagaggctctggtagttcagcagagacgtggagagactctgataattccgtggtgtttagactggattcaggaagatcaatgatgacttgactctgctcatgaagatcattggtgacttgcatttgttcatgaagaacactggtgattggactttgcccatgaagatcaacggtgattagccctgactctggagggtcaacggtgactagccctgattctggagggtcaacggtgactagccctgactctggagggtcaacggtgactagccctgactctggaaggtcaacggtgactagccctgactctggaaggtcaacggtgactagccctgactctggaaggtcaacggtgactagccctgactctggaaggtcaacggtgactagccctggcggCCAtattgggcagtggcgctgggccggtggccatcttgtgctgtggcgctgggctggcggccatcttgtgctgtggcactgggctggcggccatcttgcgccgagACGCTGGACTGGTGagcaccttgtgctgtggcgctggactggcggccatcttgcatcgtggtgCTGGCTGGCGGccctcttgtgcagtggcgctgggctggcggtcctcctgtttgtagaccccggtctagaatcggctATCCCActgggagagacaggtgtggctggggtattccacggagaccgatgtcgtaaatagaatacaaactcccagaaattataagcgtccaactgctccatttcatTTCGAGGAactgggtcatccagcccggtgttgaaagtgtcctttagggccgcatcattatatcccataccctcagctagggtccagaacatttgtgccatagcacccacctcaatcccctcttggcggagggtggtcaaTTTGACGTAGCGTGCCCTTcgttccaccatactggctggggaacgggtatGAAGTCCCTCACTGCTGGATCTCGatattgatggagtccttctgttacgatcggagacccagtgaaacgcatgagacgagagatccaatcgcagtatgggttttaatgggtaatccaaagagaaatcaacaagcaggggtcaaaaccataaatccatccaacaaataacaaacagggaaggaacaggaacaggaacgggaacggGAATGGGAATGGGaatgggaacaggaactcggaaaacgaggaactcggaaggcgaggaaaagaggaaagaaaggactccataaagacaaacagaaaagacgggttaatataggcagggtaatgactatcaagcgaagacacctgagtgcaattaacaggagtgcaattactgtgatgaaggaacaaggctttgtgggaattgtagtgcctatagTGAGGTGCCAtaggggaagtgagaccactagtggagactcagggaaacagagaccagacagcgtaaCAGTAATGTAATTCAATGGGATCTGTCACTATATCTCTCTGTGTATACTTTTGTGTTTACTGGAAAATAAGACAATTATACTGATTAAATTATGCTTTTCAGTGAATAGTGCCTTGCTAAATCGGACTGCAAGTGGTTGCTGAATAAGACCCAGGGTTTTTACTGTGATAACATGCACTAAAGTGGCACACTAGTTAGTAAACTTGACTCTAACTAGCAGGTCAAgtgatttatgtaaaaatgtagaGTAGGTGGGTGTTAAAGTGGAAGAGTGGCATTAGGAGTTCACAGGGCCAAAATGCCAGCAGCATTAGTGTATTAATAGcagcatttaatttttaatttcactaatgctttttaaaaatagtttaatcTCTGGTTTAAGTGGGGACCTTGAATAGTTacaatgtggtttatttgatttccaGTGAATTATTGCGGTTCAGTTATTGAAACCGATGGTGAAGTGAATATATCTAATGAAAAGGGGAATTGTACCTCAGCGTCACCTGGAAGTTTTGAAGTTCTCCCAAGTTCTACAATATGCAGGTTCACATTATCACTATTAATGCTTAGCAATGCATTTCTAAATGTATCTGCAGATGTTTTAACCTGCTTACACAAATGCATGCATTTGATTATTGCTTATGACTTGCTGAATGATTAGGGACAGCATTACTGTATATGAGGCAAACagtctacattaaaaaaaaaaaaaaaaaaacgcttcacAGCATACTCTTTCACAACTTATGGATGCCAGAAAACATCTGAACTTACTTGCTGGTGCTGGTGCCTCAGCTGGTTTGTTTGAAGTCAGAAATGTAATGACAGAATCGTGGTTAGCAAAGATCAACCTTAAAGCGATGGCAAAAAACATGGGCTTTGTTCTAAAACCTAGAGAGATTTCTCACTGCCTTATTAGGCAGCATTCTAACTAAAATAGAACCTCAGAAGAGACAGCCACACCTACAGCTAGCcatattttaccattttaataCTTTCTAACTGAATAATTGTTTGTTTTAccaatttgaatacatttattttgaaaacataattattaattaatatgaaatgtagatgcaaatatttaataataaactatGCCATGATTTTTAGTGCAGTCATTTTTACAGTTTCTCACcctttttcattgatgtatgacTGGCAAATATGCTtttaagtttattagtttatgtattaattaaatgtgtaatCCAAATGGGTGGAAATGTTATTATAagcaattcaaatacataaatctcaAATTAAGGGCCTAAATATTTTGTGatgttataataaatataaaactaattttCAGTAAATATTTTCCTATGTTGTGAAATAAaggaatatataatataatataatataatataatataatataatataatataatataatataatataatataatataatataatataatataatataatataatataatataatataatataatataatataatataacactaAAAATACAAGTTTATTCTTTTGAGCCTGACTGTTGAAATTAAATAGCTGATCCAGTTCACATAACAAATTTCCAGTTCTTGAGTTCAACTCAGATGACATGAGgttgaaaaaaaatcatacctGGAAACCTGTGTTCCTGGAGGTGAAACAACACCTTAGGAATAGAATTATTTATATTCTTAAGGTGTCTGGAACACATGCTCAGTTTTGTGATTACGTAGTTATGGAGAAGAACATGAAAGGTACACTTCCTGTCACAAAAATCGAGAAATTCTCTCATGACTTTGAAGTTATCTCATCTGAAGTTATATAACTTGTCAGATCTAATTTTCTTGTGCCAACTGAAGTCTAACgagattttataatttataaattttttgctGACTTGATCCACCTTGCAGTAAGTTCtcagtgaaaacaaagaaaccGTGTGTTCAAAACACAAAGCATCCATtgggaaattaatataaaaacaattccTCAATATTTTGCCATGCTTGTCTATTTTGTGCTTTGAGCTGTCAAGAATAAAAATGTGTGAAAACTTCAGATCCAGTTTTACGCTTGTTAGCAATGGAAATCAAAGATATTTTCTCTCTTTTAGGGGCGATATTCAAAGATACAGAGATGGCTATCAGGCTTTTATGATGCAATctgaaaataatcattaaaacttACCCACAACTTCTTCAGTGGCTTGATTGACTTTCGGTGTTGGTGCAGCCTTTTTTTTGACTAATGATCAAACATAATCAAGCATATTACACTGATGAtatagtatacagtatacaatatattaaaaaaaacactactttATCACTTTTACTTTGTCATGTTGTCAGTTACTGTAAACAGGATTTACTAACTTTAGCCCTTTACAGGATGTCAAGGAGTTAAAAAGCACATAAATATTGTGTACTGGTTTCCTGTCAAGAAATCATGAAGTATTGCATGCAATAATTCTATACAATCCATTAACAATCTAAAATGCAGTGACCTATCACTTAAGATTGACAAAATCATTAATCAAATGTATTTGTTGTTTGGAGGATTACTGACTGAAATATTCACTAGAACAAAGTGTCTTCAACACATTCAGAGCAAGATTGCAATccttattattactaataataaaataagagttcagtagtttaatatttaatattagggGGTTGTTTAAACCACTAACCCTTAAATATGAGCATTAGTAAAACTATTACTGAATTctatacaataaaataacataCCCTCTGTTTTGGGCTTCACTTCTTTTACAGCTTTCTCTTCTTCCAATGTATGGGCACAAAAAAAagagtatattgttattgaacgAATTATGAAATAATCAAATATTGTTCGATATTTATCAAAATCATACTGCACATCTTAAAGACACAATGTTTCATAAGACTGGTGCTCTGACTGTATGACTGCAGGGATTTTATGgcatcaaataaacaaaatggcaTGTGGAAAAAAAGCATACAACAACAAATCATTTTCCATGTGTGCCAATCTAGAAGCAACTTATAAGCAAAAATAATGTGGAATGTGGAATTCAGCTAAGGGTAGAACAAGTAGCAGGGACAATTACATTTACTCCAAGCAACATTACATTTACTCGTTGACATTGCTAACGGGGCGGCTAGCAGGCACTTGCCTATAGAAGCAAACAAATATCATCCAGCGTGAAAAATGTATAGCTGTTATCAATTTCTAAACACCTAGTTTAGAATACAGTTGAACCTCTTTCTGTGAGTATTAAAgggaataatacaaataatatgcaACAACAAGATGTACCTTTCTTAGTAGAGGTAGGTTTAGCCTTTTCTTTAGAGATCATTCGCTctgtaaaatatgaaattataagcTACTGCTCATTAATACAAAACTACTTCCAAGTTCCTGAACCATAATTACCTGTCCCTTTAGACTTCTCTTTCACAGCTGTTGGCTCTAAAcaatagaaaattatttattcagtatgaaactatacattttaaatttagccATAATTTTTCTATTATTCTTACCTTTCTTTGCCACTGAAGGTTTTACTTTGGCTTTAGTAACTGTGGGGTCTTGAAGACATACAGTACAAATGTATAAAATCAAAAAGGAATGCACAAATTCAAATACAAAATGAACAACAAAGTTGTTATAATAATGACAAACCAGCATCTTCTCCAAAATGATTTTAACTCAGATATTGCCTTTCATTTTAAATTGGATCTCACCCTTCTTTGCAGGAGCTACTTTGGCTTTTTCTTTAGGCACAGCTGGTTCTGAAATTGGAGGTCAAAGGTTATTACTTGCTTCAGGTCTGTTAACATAACtagaaatatataatacattcttAATACTGGCACAAAACAAATTACTACAATACCTTTCTTTTTAGTGGCTTGTTTTGGTTTTGCCAAAGAAGCTTCTGGTTCTTAAGCAAAGGAAACATTCAATtagataaaaaagaagaagaagaagaaaaaaaagacaaatgcaaaATTATTGTCATatagaattaaattaataatatattacaggATAATCACCTTTCAGTAGAGTAGGAGTTAAAATTTGAACTTCTGATTCTGAAAAACACAgtaactattataaaaaaaaatttttctagGAAACATACTGCATTTTCACTGaaattgacttttttatttttattatttcaatttttttcattGACAGACACACTATTTAGTTAGCAAtaatatgttaattattttatgaatggatttaaattaaaatattctgaATACCTGGAATAGTGGATGGTGGTAATGGGCTACTTGTAACTATATGATGCACTGTAAGATAAAAGATAAAGTAGATTTCAGGACATTAAAGAATATTTTAGGTATGTTTAAATTTAAAGGTGTTGTATGTAAAGTAAACCGAGTTACTGTAATTGTGAGTGGCTGCATTACTCACCATACCAGCCAGGGGGCGCTGGGCAGTACACAGGTGTTGGTCGGCACATAGGAACTGTTTCACCGGATTGTGAAAAGAAAGATTCAGAGTTACACCAGACTGTAGATTGTGTGTTACTGATGCTGTCTTTTTTGCATAACGTGAATGTAACACGTATTAAAAAGTCACAAGGCTATGAGTTGCACTCACGATCCTGTATCAGAGCTGGAGCAGCTGACACTTCCACATCCTCTGAGGCTCGAGATCCTGTAATTAGGAAAAGGGAAAGGGAACGCACTGCTGTCATATAGTTAGATCAAACGGCATTTTTAAATTTGACATCAACTTAGAGGaaaagttcagccaaaaatgaaaaatatgtcatcatttactcattgatcaaaacctgtatgatttcttttttctgtagaacacaaaagaagatgttaaGCAGGATGTTCATGCTACTCTTTTTTcatgtaatgaaaataaattgtgACCAGGGCCTGACATAAAGTATCCTGAAATCATAAGTTGTTTGACAGTCTTAATATTCCTCACTTGTAGTTCAAACTTGCGTGATTTGAATATGTGCATGTTTAAATTTGCAGAAAATCTGTAATATTGCTCACAACTTACATGCATcacttgtatgtttttttatttaattttataattttaattttattttatttttatttatttttttaccatataGGTTGAGTTTGAAAGTTCCTGTTTGCCATTAATGTGCGTTATATGGAAAACAGCATGTGAA
The genomic region above belongs to Carassius carassius chromosome 18, fCarCar2.1, whole genome shotgun sequence and contains:
- the LOC132092219 gene encoding proteoglycan 4-like produces the protein MCRPTPVYCPAPPGWYVHHIVTSSPLPPSTIPESEVQILTPTLLKEPEASLAKPKQATKKKEPAVPKEKAKVAPAKKDPTVTKAKVKPSVAKKEPTAVKEKSKGTERMISKEKAKPTSTKKEEKAVKEVKPKTEVKKKAAPTPKVNQATEEVVAEAPAPAKDLKAEENVTEGKKPGKMPYFQCVLMSSKSSQYPLRPMSPALSPAINPTMMRAMMEQRAALLQQKTRAAGQ